A region of Anticarsia gemmatalis isolate Benzon Research Colony breed Stoneville strain chromosome 10, ilAntGemm2 primary, whole genome shotgun sequence DNA encodes the following proteins:
- the LOC142976299 gene encoding uncharacterized protein LOC142976299, producing MEERQALSKLRANRDILVLKADKGNATVVMDSEDYDRRIRNLLSDTSVYKPVSYNPTARVTKRIRSLIKDHEDLFAEDVFQRLARPKCVQPPKLYGLPKVHKESVPLRPIVSQIDSPTYDLAKHIASVLQSLTGKTASFVKDSRHFVDIIKTMRVEPDEVMVSFDVESLFTNVPIQDCLDVVEMKLRENGLSSEYVVLLKNCLEGNYFLYRGQYYLQIDGVAMGSPVAPVMANIWMEHFEQSIDMQASNVKLWKRYVDDVYCIMRGDKQDVVCEAGPRYAPPSVTSEQQPISHESHVQRSAIDQARRCRNELKFGT from the exons AtggaagagcgtcaagcactatCGAAACTGCGGGCTAATCGTGATATCTTAGTGCTTAAGGCTGATAAAGGAAACGCCACCGTAGTAATGGACTCAGAAGACTATGACAGAAGAATACGGAATCTGTTGAGTGACACTTCGGTTTACAAACCAGTGTCGTATAACCCTACTGCCAGAGTGACGAAACGTATACGTTCACTGATCAAGGACCATGAAGACCTCTTCGCGGAGGATGTGTTTCAACGTCTCGCAAGACCCAAGTGCGTTCAGCCGCCTAAGTTATACGGTTTACCTAAAGTACATAAGGAGAGTGTACCGCTGCGCCCTATAGTGAGTCAAATCGATTCTCCCACCTATGATTTGGCGAAACACATCGCGTCAGTGCTGCAATCGTTAACAGGTAAGACTGCATCCTTCGTGAAGGACTCTCGTCACTTTGTCGATATCATCAAGACCATGAGAGTGGAACCGGATGAGGTTATGGTGAGTTTTGATGTGGAGTCACTGTTCACCAACGTTCCCATACAGGACTGTCTTGATGTCGTCGAGATGAAGTTGAGGGAAAACGGTCTGTCTAGTGAGTACGTCGTTTTACTGAAGAACTGTTTAGAAGGTAACTACTTTCTCTATCGTGGACAATACTACCTCCAGATCGACGGAGTGGCCATGGGTAGCCCAGTGGCACCGGTTATGGCCAACATCTGGATGGAACATTTTGAGCAATCCATAGATATGCAGGCATCAAATGTGAAGCTATGGAAAAGATACGTCGACGATGTGTATTGTATCATGAGAGGAGATAAACAGGAC GTAGTTTGCGAGGCCGGGCCGAGGTACGCGCCACCTAGCGTAACTAGCGAGCAACAGCCGATTTCCCATGAGTCTCACGTTCAACGTTCTGCCATAGACCAAGCAAGAAGGTGTAGAAATGAACTTAAGTTTGGTACttaa